In one window of Sandaracinaceae bacterium DNA:
- a CDS encoding bifunctional metallophosphatase/5'-nucleotidase encodes MTDEPTTRVRRLRVVAVNDVYVLDELPRLASLVQAARTRDPADCLLVTVAGDFLAPSLLSSLDEGRGMVDCLNALGVTHVTLGNHEDDLEPEDLLARLEELNAEVLLTNAVDFRGRHVVSDIVDVGGAPVGLVGVVNGDPGLYRRLPFGGTTLTRPNDAVVAEAARLREQGCVTVIALTHQWLRDDRALAQLGVVALVLGGHEHEGYLETDHPTPLAKAPLNATSAVVADVTLSTGPAGVTHVHATARFEAVAGYPEDPAMRARVDRHLEKVRELEARTLLTLPEGVVLSSAGSRLRQTSIGTLVASRLRDALGAEVGIFNGGGLRGDSDRCERLTYADFCEELPFDNEAVVVSLPGAVVRDAIRFSRTERRGTGGFLQVDDGAQVDDAHELVSLARAPLDPARHYRVAIVRDLMVGGDTLVPLLDFSLAHPAAVPPETTGLDVKVAILRTFAGHSAGTSGETLGR; translated from the coding sequence ATGACCGACGAGCCCACAACCCGAGTGCGCCGCCTGCGCGTGGTGGCCGTGAACGACGTCTACGTGCTGGACGAGCTCCCGCGGCTGGCGAGCCTGGTGCAGGCCGCCCGCACCCGTGACCCCGCCGACTGCTTGCTGGTCACGGTGGCCGGCGACTTCTTGGCGCCCAGCCTGCTGTCCAGCCTGGACGAGGGGCGCGGCATGGTGGACTGCCTCAACGCGCTGGGCGTCACGCACGTCACGCTCGGCAACCACGAAGACGACCTCGAGCCCGAGGATCTGCTCGCCCGCCTCGAGGAGCTGAACGCCGAGGTGCTGCTCACGAACGCGGTGGACTTTCGGGGACGCCACGTGGTGTCGGACATCGTGGACGTGGGCGGTGCGCCCGTGGGGCTGGTGGGTGTGGTCAACGGTGACCCGGGCCTCTATCGGCGGCTTCCCTTTGGCGGTACCACGCTCACGCGCCCCAACGACGCCGTGGTCGCCGAGGCCGCGCGCCTGCGCGAGCAGGGCTGCGTCACGGTCATCGCGCTCACGCACCAGTGGCTGCGCGACGACCGCGCCCTCGCGCAGCTGGGCGTGGTGGCGCTGGTGCTGGGCGGCCACGAGCACGAGGGCTATCTCGAGACCGACCACCCCACCCCCCTCGCCAAGGCACCGCTGAACGCCACCTCCGCCGTGGTGGCCGACGTCACGCTGAGCACGGGCCCAGCGGGGGTCACGCACGTGCACGCCACGGCGCGCTTCGAGGCCGTGGCGGGCTACCCCGAGGACCCCGCCATGCGCGCCCGCGTGGACCGGCACCTCGAGAAGGTGCGCGAGCTCGAGGCACGCACGCTGCTCACGCTTCCGGAAGGCGTGGTGCTGTCGTCCGCGGGATCGCGCCTGCGGCAGACCAGCATCGGCACGCTGGTGGCCTCCCGCCTGCGCGATGCCCTTGGTGCCGAGGTGGGCATCTTCAACGGCGGCGGACTGCGCGGGGACTCGGACCGGTGTGAGCGCCTGACCTACGCCGACTTCTGCGAGGAGCTGCCGTTCGACAACGAGGCCGTAGTGGTCAGCTTGCCGGGCGCGGTCGTCCGTGACGCCATCCGCTTCTCGCGCACGGAGCGGCGGGGCACGGGTGGCTTCCTGCAGGTGGACGATGGCGCCCAGGTGGACGACGCGCACGAGCTGGTCTCCCTGGCGCGCGCTCCGCTCGACCCCGCGCGCCACTACCGCGTGGCCATCGTGCGGGACCTCATGGTGGGCGGCGACACACTGGTGCCCCTGCTGGACTTCTCGCTCGCGCATCCGGCCGCCGTGCCCCCCGAGACCACCGGGCTGGACGTGAAGGTGGCCATCCTGCGCACGTTCGCGGGGCACTCGGCGGGCACCTCCGGCGAAACGCTCGGCCGGTAG
- a CDS encoding serine/threonine protein kinase, whose protein sequence is MAGQSREFVQKQSSTHSSVLEEAASALSKTAVRTVILTLLLVGLSWWSWSAVDASLRRHVRSQLETHLDSTRAAVDLWTEGVLSQLVDASRDAAVVEAVANAAEAPQLDQLVARTLALGYVFTDRSGAIVRSSGSGRTADQLPMPVRDLEAWLASPRPRMWSPAYYGTESGEAKPLLTFSSPVSRGGRVIGALHLLVDPAGRFSEIMMIARPGASGETYAFDSEGRMISQSRFPEQLAAAGLLPDAATTTILQVDVRDPGVSLPDGGQAAFPRRQQPLTRMVQAALASGRGSDVDGYNDYRGVPVVGAWHYSDRHGIGIASEVDVAEAFEVRVGLTRVLGLLFALLAAALLLTVWSGHRNLQLEARSLRAESKAARLGQYTLGRKLGEGGMGTVYMARHALLRRATAVKLIKAPDDGKVSPERFARFEREVQLTAELTHPNTIAIFDYGKTPAGVFYYAMEYLVGVDLDKLVAHAGPLPPGRVAHLMLQACGSLAEAHGRGLIHRDIKPGNIMVCERGGEYDRVKVLDFGLVKSMEKTPSDPTVTSDAGIAGTPLYMAPEVLSKAGAASARSDIYALGAVMYFLLAARDLFPDRDTVAVIVAQMTLAPDALTEVAPSVPPALAELVHRCLAKDPAERPGSARELATLVRAACPSDWDSETARMWWQEHQAVRAAVPAHA, encoded by the coding sequence ATGGCGGGTCAGTCGAGAGAGTTCGTGCAGAAGCAGTCCAGCACGCACTCGAGCGTGCTCGAGGAGGCCGCGTCCGCGCTGTCCAAGACCGCGGTCCGCACGGTGATCCTGACGCTTCTCCTGGTGGGCCTGAGCTGGTGGAGCTGGTCGGCGGTGGACGCCAGCCTGCGGCGCCACGTGCGGTCGCAGCTGGAGACCCACCTCGACAGCACCCGCGCTGCCGTGGACCTGTGGACCGAGGGGGTCCTCTCGCAGCTGGTGGACGCCAGCCGCGACGCCGCCGTGGTGGAGGCTGTGGCCAACGCCGCCGAGGCTCCCCAGCTGGACCAGCTCGTGGCGCGAACCCTCGCGCTCGGGTACGTCTTCACGGACAGGTCGGGGGCCATCGTGCGGAGCAGCGGATCCGGCCGCACCGCCGACCAGCTTCCCATGCCCGTGCGCGACCTCGAGGCGTGGCTGGCGTCGCCCCGCCCGCGCATGTGGTCGCCAGCGTACTACGGCACCGAGTCCGGCGAGGCCAAGCCCTTGCTCACCTTCTCGTCGCCCGTCAGTCGCGGTGGCCGGGTCATCGGCGCGCTGCACCTGCTGGTGGACCCCGCCGGACGCTTCTCCGAGATCATGATGATCGCGCGCCCCGGCGCGTCGGGCGAGACCTACGCCTTCGACTCGGAGGGGCGCATGATCTCGCAGTCGCGCTTCCCAGAGCAGCTCGCCGCAGCGGGGCTGCTGCCCGACGCGGCCACCACGACCATCCTGCAGGTGGACGTGCGCGACCCCGGCGTGTCGCTGCCCGATGGCGGGCAAGCGGCGTTCCCCAGGCGCCAGCAGCCGCTCACACGCATGGTGCAGGCCGCGCTCGCGTCAGGGCGCGGCAGCGACGTGGATGGCTACAACGACTACCGCGGCGTGCCCGTGGTCGGTGCCTGGCACTACTCGGACAGGCACGGCATCGGCATCGCCAGCGAGGTGGACGTGGCGGAGGCCTTCGAGGTGCGTGTGGGCCTCACGCGCGTGCTCGGGCTGCTCTTCGCGTTGCTGGCCGCCGCCCTCTTGCTCACCGTCTGGAGCGGGCACCGCAACCTGCAGCTGGAGGCCCGCTCGCTGCGGGCGGAGTCGAAGGCCGCGCGTCTCGGCCAGTACACGCTCGGGCGCAAGCTGGGCGAGGGCGGCATGGGCACGGTGTACATGGCGCGCCACGCGCTGCTGCGGCGCGCCACGGCGGTGAAGCTGATCAAGGCACCGGACGACGGCAAGGTGAGCCCCGAGCGCTTCGCGCGCTTCGAGCGCGAGGTGCAGCTGACCGCCGAGCTCACGCACCCCAACACCATCGCCATCTTCGACTACGGCAAGACCCCGGCCGGCGTCTTCTACTACGCGATGGAGTACCTGGTGGGCGTGGACCTGGACAAGCTCGTGGCGCACGCGGGGCCACTGCCCCCAGGGCGCGTGGCCCACCTGATGCTGCAGGCGTGCGGGTCCCTCGCGGAGGCCCACGGACGCGGCCTGATCCACCGCGACATCAAGCCGGGCAACATCATGGTCTGCGAGCGCGGCGGCGAGTACGACCGCGTGAAGGTGCTGGACTTCGGCCTGGTCAAGAGCATGGAGAAGACGCCCAGCGACCCCACGGTCACGTCCGACGCGGGCATCGCGGGGACGCCGCTCTACATGGCGCCCGAAGTGCTGAGCAAGGCCGGCGCGGCCAGCGCGCGCAGCGACATCTACGCGCTCGGCGCCGTCATGTACTTCCTGCTGGCGGCGCGCGATCTCTTCCCCGACCGTGACACCGTGGCGGTGATCGTGGCCCAGATGACGCTCGCCCCCGATGCGCTGACCGAGGTGGCCCCGTCGGTCCCCCCCGCGCTCGCCGAGCTGGTGCACCGCTGTCTGGCGAAGGATCCTGCGGAGCGCCCAGGCAGCGCGCGCGAGCTGGCCACCCTGGTGCGAGCCGCATGTCCGAGCGACTGGGATTCGGAGACCGCGCGCATGTGGTGGCAAGAGCATCAAGCGGTGCGCGCTGCCGTCCCTGCCCACGCCTGA
- a CDS encoding HD domain-containing protein: MLLRDPVHGLVAFEGRAERVIEALLATREVQRLRRVKQLGLTSLVFPGAEHTRFAHALGAAHVMLRLQSRIIAAQHDLPHDARLDDAAADEALAAALLHDLGHGPFSHLYEEVSPNPRHHEAWTQDILLDSGTEVHRALEGLSSGMAERVAGMLQGRHRLGYLARAISGTIDVDRADYLLRDSYMTGVRYGLYDLDWVLRALAFGQVGTEWVLAVEGRKGLPPIEGFFLARQHMYAQVYHHKATRAAEGLIRGVFLRLGELVREGRAPEGTPRALLDAAKGENVSLGDYLALDDIEILSALSRWEQATDPILADLARRLRARDLPKTLPLPQECADLFPELLARASELAAKRGLRPELHVFLDHTSDVPYAEPDDDSPAGLWLLLRHRTIMRLGDASFLLKELRNKRLTSSRLIFPSELRTDIEATLGPLLDEFA; encoded by the coding sequence ATGCTGCTTCGCGATCCGGTTCACGGCCTCGTGGCTTTCGAGGGCCGCGCCGAGCGGGTGATCGAGGCGCTGCTGGCCACGCGCGAGGTGCAGCGCTTGCGGCGCGTCAAGCAGCTGGGTCTCACCTCGCTCGTGTTCCCCGGCGCGGAGCACACCCGCTTTGCGCATGCCCTCGGCGCCGCGCACGTCATGCTGCGCCTCCAGTCACGCATCATCGCGGCACAACACGATCTCCCCCACGACGCGCGGTTGGACGACGCTGCCGCGGACGAGGCGCTAGCGGCGGCGCTGCTGCACGACCTCGGGCATGGGCCGTTCTCGCACTTGTACGAGGAGGTCTCGCCCAACCCGCGGCACCACGAGGCGTGGACGCAGGACATCTTGCTGGACAGCGGCACCGAGGTGCACCGCGCGCTCGAGGGGCTGTCCTCCGGCATGGCGGAGCGCGTGGCGGGCATGCTGCAGGGGCGCCACCGGCTCGGGTATCTGGCGCGGGCCATCAGCGGCACCATCGACGTGGACCGCGCGGACTACCTGCTGCGCGACAGCTACATGACGGGCGTGCGCTACGGGCTCTACGACCTCGACTGGGTGCTGCGCGCGCTGGCCTTCGGGCAGGTGGGCACGGAGTGGGTGCTGGCGGTCGAGGGGCGCAAGGGGCTGCCGCCCATCGAGGGGTTCTTCCTGGCCCGTCAGCACATGTACGCGCAGGTCTATCACCACAAGGCCACGCGCGCGGCGGAGGGCCTCATCCGCGGGGTGTTCCTGCGGCTGGGCGAGCTGGTGCGCGAGGGCAGGGCGCCCGAGGGCACGCCGCGCGCGCTGCTGGACGCCGCCAAGGGGGAGAACGTGTCGCTGGGCGACTACCTGGCCCTCGACGACATCGAGATCCTGAGCGCGCTCTCGCGCTGGGAGCAGGCCACGGATCCCATACTGGCCGACCTGGCTCGGCGCCTGCGAGCGCGCGATCTGCCCAAGACGCTGCCGCTCCCTCAGGAGTGCGCCGACCTCTTCCCGGAGCTGCTGGCGCGCGCGTCGGAGCTCGCGGCGAAGCGGGGCCTGCGCCCCGAGCTGCACGTCTTCCTCGATCACACCAGCGACGTGCCCTACGCGGAGCCCGACGACGACTCCCCGGCCGGCCTCTGGCTGCTGCTGCGCCACCGCACGATCATGCGGCTGGGCGACGCCTCGTTCCTGCTCAAGGAGCTGCGCAACAAGCGGCTCACCAGCTCGCGCCTGATCTTCCCGAGCGAGCTGCGCACCGACATCGAGGC